The Oceanidesulfovibrio indonesiensis region TTTCTCAACTGCTATCCTTGATCCCCAGACATGATTTTGAGCGCCTTGAACGCAAGCACTCCAGCGGACGCCAACCACGCATTTTCACCCGTTGGAGCCAGTTTGTATGCCTGGCCTTCATCCA contains the following coding sequences:
- a CDS encoding DUF4372 domain-containing protein, whose protein sequence is MELVSKQLTQKENLDVAHHNTILSQLLSLIPRHDFERLERKHSSGRQPRIFTRWSQFVCLAFI